Proteins encoded within one genomic window of Cryptosporangium aurantiacum:
- a CDS encoding YbaB/EbfC family nucleoid-associated protein, whose amino-acid sequence MDPRGLQARADELMEEFHRLRDGVGELQQQLRTIEVVVHSDDRLVTATLGPRGQLVRLELDPRIYRDPNSRELASKITDTIQKGARQVADRTLELCRPFLPEDDVRTQLDGDLDTFFTRLDNDIFGGDAFR is encoded by the coding sequence GTGGACCCACGTGGCTTACAAGCGCGCGCCGACGAGCTGATGGAAGAGTTCCACCGCCTCCGCGACGGAGTCGGGGAGCTACAGCAGCAACTCCGAACGATCGAGGTGGTCGTCCACTCTGACGACCGACTGGTCACCGCCACCCTCGGCCCGCGCGGGCAACTCGTCCGCCTGGAGCTGGACCCCCGCATCTACCGGGACCCGAACTCCCGCGAGCTCGCGTCGAAGATCACCGACACCATTCAGAAGGGTGCGCGGCAGGTCGCGGACCGGACCCTGGAGCTGTGCCGGCCGTTCCTGCCGGAAGACGACGTCCGGACGCAGCTCGACGGTGATCTCGACACGTTCTTCACCCGCCTGGACAACGACATCTTCGGCGGGGACGCGTTCCGATGA
- a CDS encoding WXG100 family type VII secretion target — MPYGSDEIAVNFASLTKAAEDIQGAIGKMTSELDALERGVQPLIATWDGEAKAAYLVRKRGWDSASADLTQLLTGIKAAVMKSAEIMAAREKQNASMFNG, encoded by the coding sequence ATGCCGTACGGTTCCGACGAGATCGCGGTCAACTTCGCCTCGCTCACCAAGGCCGCGGAAGACATCCAGGGCGCGATCGGCAAGATGACGTCCGAACTCGACGCTCTCGAGCGCGGCGTGCAGCCGCTGATCGCGACGTGGGACGGTGAGGCGAAGGCCGCCTACCTGGTACGCAAACGCGGGTGGGACAGCGCGTCCGCCGACCTCACCCAACTGCTCACCGGGATCAAGGCCGCGGTGATGAAGTCCGCGGAGATCATGGCGGCGCGCGAGAAGCAGAACGCATCGATGTTCAACGGCTGA
- a CDS encoding WXG100 family type VII secretion target, whose translation MSMRANTATMIKTEKDVDGVADRLTATLTALMNELTPLQSAWLGQGGASFQQVRERFDQDMARLNQSLRSLAEAVGTSGRTYDVSDEEMKAEMQAAGATAGSITAALQL comes from the coding sequence ATGAGCATGCGCGCGAACACCGCGACGATGATCAAGACCGAGAAGGACGTCGACGGCGTCGCTGACCGGCTCACCGCAACACTGACCGCGTTGATGAACGAGCTGACGCCGCTGCAGTCGGCCTGGCTGGGCCAGGGCGGTGCGTCGTTCCAGCAGGTGCGCGAACGGTTCGATCAGGACATGGCGCGGTTGAACCAGTCGTTGCGCTCGCTGGCCGAGGCGGTCGGCACGTCCGGTCGCACGTACGACGTCAGCGACGAGGAGATGAAGGCGGAAATGCAGGCGGCCGGTGCGACGGCCGGTTCCATAACGGCTGCGCTGCAGCTCTGA
- the eccB gene encoding type VII secretion protein EccB, translating into MASRKDQLQSYQFLVQRFVSALIMRETDPAQVPFRRLAGAAFASVMVAVLALAGVGIYGLLRPGGDKSWQSGRAIVVEKETGTKFVVRDGVLHPVANYVSAVLIQGSTKTDSVGRSSLVGYPRGARLGIADAPDSLPAANQLLDGPWSLCMQPQKDDAPVSVLGVGITPQGGHELKQKAVVAQERGSGDAWLITNGRRFPITDQEAVLPALGLNSQPQLPVSEAWLGGLPSGDALGPLDLANIGAPTAARADARVGQVFVAESAAYTVATADELLAVTPLQAAIQLADDATEAAYPDGEPVALEIPANEAPQPKEPDTRPEAPPATAPTGDSDIRATSATCAAFSGAAGNPKIVVDSEPLASSTVTSASAEDAVLVDRVALEPGRAALVRALPTPNADSGTLYLISDDKRRHPLSSAEVAAVLGYRDVRPVDLPAALVERLPVGSELDPKAATRPVT; encoded by the coding sequence ATGGCTTCCAGGAAAGACCAGCTGCAGTCGTACCAGTTCCTCGTCCAACGGTTCGTCTCTGCGCTGATCATGCGCGAGACCGACCCGGCTCAGGTGCCGTTCCGCCGTCTCGCAGGCGCGGCGTTCGCGAGCGTCATGGTCGCGGTTCTCGCGCTCGCCGGCGTCGGCATCTACGGCCTGCTCCGCCCGGGCGGCGACAAGTCCTGGCAGAGCGGCCGCGCGATCGTCGTCGAGAAGGAGACCGGCACCAAGTTCGTCGTCCGGGACGGCGTCCTGCATCCGGTCGCGAACTACGTCTCCGCGGTCCTCATCCAGGGAAGCACCAAGACCGACTCCGTCGGCCGTTCATCGCTCGTCGGTTATCCGCGCGGAGCGCGGCTCGGGATCGCCGACGCGCCCGATTCCCTTCCGGCTGCGAATCAACTGCTCGACGGTCCGTGGTCCCTGTGCATGCAACCGCAGAAGGACGACGCTCCGGTGAGCGTTCTCGGGGTGGGCATCACCCCGCAGGGTGGCCACGAGCTGAAGCAGAAGGCCGTCGTCGCGCAAGAGCGGGGCTCGGGAGACGCGTGGCTGATCACGAACGGTCGGCGGTTCCCGATCACCGACCAGGAAGCGGTGCTGCCGGCCCTCGGGCTGAACAGCCAGCCCCAGTTACCGGTGTCCGAGGCGTGGCTCGGCGGACTGCCCAGCGGGGATGCGCTCGGGCCGCTGGACCTGGCGAACATCGGCGCGCCGACGGCTGCGCGTGCGGACGCCCGGGTCGGGCAGGTTTTTGTCGCCGAATCCGCGGCGTATACGGTCGCAACCGCCGACGAACTGCTGGCGGTGACCCCGCTCCAGGCCGCAATCCAACTGGCCGACGACGCGACCGAGGCCGCCTATCCGGACGGCGAACCGGTTGCGCTGGAGATCCCGGCGAACGAGGCCCCGCAGCCGAAGGAGCCCGACACTCGGCCGGAGGCTCCGCCTGCGACGGCCCCGACCGGCGACAGCGACATCCGCGCGACCTCGGCCACCTGCGCGGCGTTCAGCGGCGCCGCGGGTAATCCGAAGATCGTCGTCGACAGCGAACCGCTGGCCTCGTCCACGGTGACGTCCGCGTCCGCAGAGGACGCCGTGCTGGTCGACCGGGTAGCGCTCGAGCCGGGCCGCGCAGCGCTGGTCAGGGCGTTGCCGACGCCGAACGCGGATTCCGGCACGCTGTACCTGATCTCCGATGACAAGCGACGGCACCCGTTGAGCAGCGCTGAGGTCGCTGCGGTGCTCGGATACCGCGACGTTCGTCCGGTCGACCTGCCCGCTGCGCTCGTGGAGCGGCTGCCCGTCGGCAGCGAACTCGATCCGAAAGCCGCTACCCGACCGGTTACGTGA
- a CDS encoding SUKH-3 domain-containing protein, protein MREFDGGWVAWTVTPPGDAGVLPDRIGDARVVVDGVSGELTSWPPLPVDEIIARSRRAPLGRFPEDVEAELRKAGWYPGRTVPAADLDRYAERLRALTADDPPPVEVADSARSFLSEFGGLTIERTPEDVWSIQPQDHSPVFDLFAYLEELLDQIVTPIGWVAAHYDTELVMSADGRVWLADFSNIYLLAEGGDWALVRLARGDRSVLPSIREDGEIHYTDYAGRPIDPGSTRGPGSSA, encoded by the coding sequence TTGCGGGAGTTCGACGGGGGGTGGGTGGCCTGGACGGTCACGCCGCCCGGGGACGCCGGGGTGCTGCCGGACCGCATCGGGGATGCGCGGGTGGTGGTGGACGGCGTGAGCGGGGAGCTCACGAGCTGGCCGCCGTTGCCGGTGGACGAGATCATCGCGCGGAGTCGGCGGGCGCCGCTGGGGCGGTTTCCGGAGGATGTGGAGGCGGAGTTGCGGAAGGCGGGCTGGTATCCCGGCCGCACCGTCCCCGCCGCCGACCTCGACCGCTACGCGGAGCGCCTTCGCGCACTGACCGCTGATGATCCGCCACCCGTAGAAGTCGCAGACTCGGCCCGCAGTTTCCTGTCCGAGTTCGGTGGCTTGACGATCGAGCGGACCCCCGAAGACGTGTGGTCGATCCAACCTCAGGATCACAGCCCCGTCTTCGACCTGTTCGCCTACCTGGAAGAACTCCTCGATCAGATCGTCACGCCGATCGGATGGGTCGCGGCGCACTACGACACCGAACTCGTCATGTCGGCAGACGGCCGAGTGTGGCTCGCGGACTTCAGCAACATCTACCTCCTAGCGGAAGGCGGAGACTGGGCTCTGGTCCGCCTCGCGCGAGGCGATCGGTCCGTCCTGCCGTCGATCAGGGAGGATGGCGAGATTCATTACACGGACTATGCGGGGCGGCCGATTGATCCGGGGAGTACTCGGGGGCCCGGTTCAAGCGCCTAG
- the eccD gene encoding type VII secretion integral membrane protein EccD has protein sequence MSTTSPDGLARVTLAAPRRRVDLALPEAPPLAELLPVLLRHAGEGLADDGQVHGGWSLRRADGEPLDPEKPLAAQEIRDGEVLHLVPRRTEWPELDYDDLADAVAAGARRQGRAWSPAVTRVTGLAVAVTLLLAGLAAVLYSGLTTGAVGVVLLALSVLLAVLGGVVSRVLSDSVAGAVVAGAGLPYAFVGAAVGLAESTRMGAFGAGQVLIGSVALIVVAVVGYVAVGDMGSVFVGGIVAGLFGVLGGLLPSVGAGAAGATAVAVGLALLVAPALPLVAMRLGRVPLPTLPRSTDELMADAPPMPARRVVYAAVARSDDVLTGALFGVSLTIGVGSVLLARTSDATAAALVAVVASALMLRARLLATIRQRVPMLVAGLVGLGAVAVGLGDAVGPSLVLLGAGFALAAGLAYSRRPPSPYLGRLAELLDVGLVLAVVPLVCGVLGLFGYVRALGA, from the coding sequence GTGTCGACGACCAGCCCAGACGGGCTCGCCCGGGTCACCCTCGCCGCACCTCGCCGCCGGGTCGACCTGGCGCTGCCCGAGGCACCACCGCTCGCCGAGCTGCTGCCGGTGCTCCTGCGCCACGCCGGAGAGGGGCTCGCCGACGACGGGCAGGTTCACGGTGGATGGTCGCTGCGACGCGCCGACGGCGAGCCGCTCGACCCGGAGAAGCCGCTCGCGGCCCAGGAGATCCGGGACGGCGAGGTGCTGCACCTGGTGCCCCGGCGCACGGAGTGGCCGGAGCTCGACTACGACGACCTCGCCGACGCGGTCGCCGCCGGTGCGCGGCGGCAGGGCCGGGCCTGGTCGCCGGCCGTCACCCGGGTGACCGGCCTCGCGGTCGCGGTCACGTTGCTGCTGGCGGGGCTCGCCGCGGTCCTCTACTCCGGACTGACGACGGGCGCGGTCGGGGTGGTGCTGCTGGCGCTGTCGGTGCTACTCGCGGTGCTCGGTGGGGTGGTCTCCCGCGTGCTGTCGGACTCGGTGGCCGGCGCGGTCGTGGCCGGTGCCGGGCTGCCATACGCGTTCGTCGGTGCGGCGGTGGGGCTGGCCGAATCCACCCGGATGGGGGCGTTCGGGGCCGGGCAGGTGCTCATCGGGTCGGTCGCGCTGATCGTGGTCGCGGTGGTCGGCTACGTCGCGGTGGGGGACATGGGTTCCGTCTTCGTCGGTGGGATCGTCGCCGGGCTGTTCGGCGTCCTCGGCGGTCTGCTGCCGTCCGTCGGTGCCGGCGCGGCCGGGGCGACCGCCGTGGCGGTCGGGCTAGCGTTGCTGGTGGCGCCGGCGTTGCCGCTGGTCGCGATGCGGCTCGGGCGGGTGCCGCTGCCGACGCTGCCACGATCGACGGACGAGCTGATGGCGGACGCGCCACCGATGCCTGCGCGCCGCGTGGTGTACGCGGCGGTCGCCCGGTCGGACGACGTCCTCACCGGTGCGCTGTTCGGCGTCTCGCTGACGATCGGCGTCGGGTCGGTGCTGCTGGCCCGCACGTCCGACGCGACGGCAGCGGCGCTCGTCGCGGTGGTCGCGTCGGCGTTGATGCTGCGCGCACGGCTGCTGGCGACGATTCGGCAGCGGGTGCCGATGCTGGTCGCGGGGCTGGTGGGGCTGGGTGCCGTAGCGGTCGGGCTCGGCGACGCGGTGGGGCCGTCGTTGGTACTGCTCGGGGCGGGGTTCGCGCTGGCGGCCGGGTTGGCGTACAGCAGGCGGCCGCCGTCGCCGTATCTGGGGCGGTTGGCGGAGTTGTTGGATGTGGGGTTGGTGTTGGCGGTGGTGCCGTTGGTGTGCGGGGTGCTTGGGCTTTTTGGGTATGTGCGGGCGCTAGGCGCTTGA
- the eccCa gene encoding type VII secretion protein EccCa codes for MGTVIVKRPPRRPAPGFPEGEIVLETPPAIPAPTGRAWGQAMTMLPMLAGSAAMALMFAGTGGAGSTLRWVTGGLFGLSAIGMLSTQLGSYSGQPSKQEMAAQRREYMRHLAQLRRRTRKAVRTQQEAMFYRHPEPGTLWTAAQSYRLWERRPKDEDFGVVRIGLGPQDLATPMITPPIQAMDDLEPLCAQALRRFVTTYAVVADMPVALALNGFARIFLRGDADGVRAVTRALLAQVTTFHAPDDVRVVICAAPDRLAEWEWVKWLPHAQHPARTDALGPVRLVAPTVLGAEAMLDDVLAGRPRFNPTGTGQEVAPHLVVVLDGADPAGSDHLVTDNGVEGVTLIDLAGSPPRLLDPATLVLDVDRAGRLRSTTMEGDAEVGVIDRMGMAQAEALARQLAPLRLSPAVRGERPLTTDLELTELLGLDDPRLFDPTTAWRPRPNREQLRVPIGIEPGGAPVELDLKESALDGMGPHGLLIGATGSGKSELLRTLVLALATRHSSEFLNFVLVDFKGGATFTKLDRIPHTSAVITNLEDELPLVDRMSDAIAGELRRRQELLRSAGKYESLRDYEKARAAGAPLEPLPSLLIICDEFSELLSAKPDFLDMFVQIGRLGRSLGVHLLLASQKLEEGRLRGLDGHLSYRVGLRTFSSMESRVVLGVPDAYELPRAPGHGYLKSGTEEMTRFRAAYVSGVYYEGGRRSTGPGGEGAAVRTFTSAYQAPRQETEDETAMAEQPEPDEAIGESLLDILVERLQGRGVPSHQVWLPPLKEPSTLDQLLPPLAVEPGRGLTVADPALRGALRAVVGLVDRPLEQRRDLLTLDLSGGLGHAVVVGGPQSGKSTLLRSTITALALCHTPAEAQFYCLDFGGGSLAALRDLPHVGGVASRLEAGEVRRTVAELTTLLLDRERRFAREGVDGMVTYRRRRQQGDFADDPFGDVFLVVDNWLTLRNEFDELEASITDLANRGLSYGIHVLVSATRWLDLRPALRDVLGTRLELRLGEPSDSYLDRRTALNVPESTPGRGITADKFHFLGVLPRADSRAETADLADGVAKLVQDLSNAWAGPAAPPVRLLPPVVPYASLTPADATPRTAVPIGLAESDLGPVYLDFAADPHFLLFGDSESGKTGFLRQLARRITDASAPDQARLVVIDYRRTLLGVVSAEHLIGYGTSAPVTETIVNEVATVMRNRLPGPDVTPEQLRDRSWWRGPDLYVLVDDYDLVSSGSTNPLGPLLDVLAQARDIGLHLIVARRSGGASRALYESFVMRLRELGSPGLVMSGDRDEGVLLGNVRPQALPPGRGWLVTRKEGARLVQLAWLDPSE; via the coding sequence TTGGGCACGGTCATCGTCAAACGACCACCGCGGCGCCCGGCTCCGGGTTTCCCGGAGGGCGAGATCGTCCTCGAGACGCCGCCCGCCATCCCGGCGCCGACCGGCCGGGCGTGGGGTCAGGCCATGACGATGCTGCCGATGCTGGCCGGTTCCGCCGCGATGGCGCTGATGTTCGCGGGAACCGGCGGCGCGGGCAGCACCCTGCGGTGGGTCACCGGCGGCCTGTTCGGGCTGTCCGCGATCGGCATGCTCAGCACCCAGTTGGGCTCGTACTCCGGGCAGCCGAGCAAGCAGGAGATGGCCGCACAACGTCGGGAGTACATGCGCCACCTCGCGCAGCTCCGCCGCCGAACCCGCAAGGCGGTCCGCACCCAGCAGGAAGCGATGTTCTACCGGCATCCCGAGCCGGGCACGCTCTGGACCGCCGCGCAGAGCTACCGGCTCTGGGAGCGGCGTCCGAAGGACGAAGACTTCGGCGTGGTCCGCATCGGGCTGGGCCCGCAAGACCTGGCCACACCGATGATCACCCCGCCGATCCAGGCGATGGACGACCTGGAGCCGCTCTGCGCCCAGGCCCTCCGCCGGTTCGTGACCACGTACGCAGTGGTTGCTGACATGCCGGTCGCGCTCGCGTTGAACGGCTTCGCCCGTATTTTCCTGCGTGGCGACGCCGACGGCGTCCGAGCGGTGACCCGTGCGTTGCTGGCCCAGGTCACTACCTTCCATGCTCCGGACGACGTCCGTGTGGTCATTTGCGCCGCACCGGACCGGCTCGCCGAGTGGGAGTGGGTGAAGTGGCTACCCCATGCCCAGCACCCGGCGCGCACCGACGCGCTGGGGCCGGTGCGGCTGGTCGCCCCGACCGTCCTGGGCGCCGAGGCGATGCTCGACGACGTCCTGGCCGGGCGTCCGCGGTTCAACCCGACCGGCACCGGGCAGGAAGTCGCTCCGCACCTCGTGGTGGTTCTCGACGGCGCCGACCCGGCGGGCTCCGACCACCTGGTGACCGACAACGGCGTCGAGGGCGTCACGCTGATCGACCTGGCCGGTTCCCCGCCCCGCCTGCTCGACCCGGCCACGCTGGTTCTCGACGTCGACCGCGCCGGGCGGTTACGCAGCACCACGATGGAGGGTGACGCGGAGGTCGGCGTGATCGATCGGATGGGCATGGCGCAAGCCGAGGCGCTGGCCCGCCAGCTGGCACCGCTCCGACTGTCACCAGCCGTCCGGGGTGAACGTCCGCTGACCACCGACCTCGAGCTGACCGAACTGCTCGGTCTGGACGACCCGCGGCTCTTCGACCCGACCACCGCGTGGCGTCCCCGCCCGAACCGGGAGCAGCTCCGGGTACCGATCGGCATCGAGCCCGGCGGCGCTCCGGTCGAACTCGACCTCAAGGAGTCGGCGCTGGATGGCATGGGGCCGCACGGCCTGCTGATCGGCGCCACCGGCTCGGGCAAGAGCGAGTTGCTCCGGACGCTCGTCCTCGCGCTGGCCACCCGGCACTCGTCCGAGTTCTTGAACTTCGTGCTCGTGGACTTCAAGGGTGGCGCGACGTTCACCAAGCTCGACCGGATACCGCACACCAGCGCGGTGATCACGAACCTCGAGGACGAACTGCCGCTGGTCGACCGGATGTCCGACGCGATCGCGGGCGAGCTGCGGCGGCGGCAGGAGCTGCTGCGCAGCGCCGGTAAGTACGAGTCGCTCCGTGACTACGAGAAGGCGCGAGCCGCCGGTGCGCCGCTCGAGCCGCTGCCGAGCCTGCTCATCATCTGTGACGAGTTCAGCGAGCTACTCAGCGCCAAGCCCGACTTCCTCGACATGTTCGTGCAGATCGGCCGCTTGGGCCGCTCGCTCGGCGTCCACCTGCTGCTCGCGTCGCAGAAGCTGGAGGAGGGCCGCCTCCGCGGCCTGGACGGGCATCTCTCCTACCGGGTCGGGCTGCGGACGTTCTCCTCGATGGAGAGCCGGGTCGTCCTCGGCGTGCCGGACGCGTACGAGCTACCGCGCGCGCCCGGGCACGGCTATTTGAAGTCCGGCACCGAGGAGATGACGCGGTTCCGCGCGGCCTACGTCTCGGGCGTCTACTACGAGGGCGGGCGGCGCAGCACCGGGCCGGGCGGTGAGGGCGCGGCGGTCCGGACGTTCACCTCGGCGTACCAGGCGCCCCGGCAGGAGACCGAGGACGAGACCGCGATGGCCGAGCAGCCGGAGCCGGACGAGGCGATCGGCGAGAGCCTGCTCGACATCCTGGTGGAACGGCTGCAGGGACGTGGTGTCCCGTCGCACCAGGTCTGGTTGCCGCCGCTGAAGGAGCCGTCCACGCTCGACCAGCTGCTGCCGCCGCTGGCGGTGGAGCCGGGTCGCGGGCTGACCGTCGCCGACCCGGCGTTGCGCGGTGCGCTCCGGGCCGTCGTCGGCCTCGTCGACCGGCCACTCGAGCAGCGGCGCGACCTGCTCACGCTGGACCTGTCCGGCGGTCTCGGCCATGCGGTCGTCGTCGGTGGCCCACAGAGCGGGAAGAGCACGCTGCTGCGATCGACGATCACCGCGCTCGCGCTCTGCCATACGCCGGCCGAGGCCCAGTTCTACTGTCTCGACTTCGGCGGCGGCTCGCTCGCAGCCCTGCGCGATCTGCCGCACGTCGGCGGCGTCGCCAGCCGGCTGGAAGCGGGTGAGGTCCGCCGGACCGTCGCCGAGCTGACGACGCTGCTGCTCGACCGCGAACGGCGGTTCGCTCGCGAAGGCGTGGACGGCATGGTGACGTACCGGCGGCGTCGGCAGCAGGGTGACTTCGCCGACGACCCGTTCGGCGACGTCTTCCTCGTCGTCGACAACTGGCTGACGCTGCGCAACGAGTTCGACGAGTTGGAAGCGTCGATCACCGACCTGGCCAACCGCGGGCTCTCCTACGGCATCCACGTGCTGGTTTCGGCCACCCGGTGGCTCGACCTGCGGCCGGCGCTGCGGGACGTCCTCGGCACTCGGCTGGAGCTGCGCCTCGGTGAGCCGTCGGACTCCTATCTGGATCGGCGAACCGCGTTGAACGTCCCGGAGAGCACGCCGGGACGGGGTATCACCGCGGACAAGTTCCACTTCCTGGGTGTCCTGCCGCGCGCGGACAGCCGGGCGGAGACCGCCGACCTCGCCGACGGCGTGGCCAAGCTGGTGCAGGACCTGTCGAACGCCTGGGCCGGTCCGGCCGCACCTCCGGTGCGGCTGCTGCCGCCGGTGGTGCCCTACGCGAGCCTTACCCCGGCGGACGCCACGCCGCGAACCGCCGTGCCGATCGGGCTGGCGGAGTCCGATCTCGGGCCGGTGTACCTGGACTTCGCCGCCGACCCCCACTTCCTGCTGTTCGGCGACTCCGAGTCGGGCAAGACCGGGTTCCTCCGGCAGCTCGCTCGGCGGATCACCGACGCCTCGGCACCCGACCAGGCCCGGCTCGTCGTGATCGACTACCGCCGCACGTTGCTCGGCGTGGTCTCGGCCGAGCACCTGATCGGGTACGGCACATCGGCGCCGGTCACCGAGACGATCGTCAACGAGGTCGCGACCGTGATGCGCAACCGGCTCCCAGGACCGGACGTCACGCCCGAGCAGCTCCGAGACCGCAGTTGGTGGCGTGGCCCCGACCTGTACGTGCTGGTCGACGACTACGACCTGGTGTCCTCCGGATCGACCAACCCGCTCGGCCCACTGCTCGACGTGCTGGCGCAAGCCCGCGACATCGGGTTGCACCTGATCGTGGCGCGACGCAGCGGCGGGGCGAGCAGGGCGCTCTACGAGTCGTTCGTGATGCGGCTGCGCGAACTCGGCTCCCCCGGCCTGGTGATGTCCGGCGACCGGGACGAGGGCGTTCTCCTCGGCAACGTCCGGCCGCAGGCGTTGCCACCCGGCCGGGGCTGGCTGGTGACCCGGAAGGAGGGCGCCCGTCTGGTCCAGCTCGCCTGGCTCGACCCGTCCGAATGA
- a CDS encoding WXG100 family type VII secretion target, whose product MGDTYYGYAWNPGSVRVAEHNSYVPEGRTHTLRTSDFTDTVKVAHIRVLWPMIQGLDPVRIGDLAQNWRKLSAQLTTARSNLGRNGNLLEPRWTGEASRAFMERVGAALYSLDQWIEAATTNAATIDRLATDIRTTQPKVERIYNDWLTESANEKFKRDKDAERITLAQDADDLIGFLSKHDVIRDRGVLYRWARDSVPQDEIDQKYTALALPLVKNLADHFSNAAATGISLPGKFQGPTTFRVVQPQFGGAPPAVPTLPGAVLPVQPGVRPPALPPTPPGVAPPAPPAPVAPAVPGVPPAAPGVRPPAAPAVGARPSAVPRPLLPPPPSTRTAPTRPTLPTLAGRRGGAPGVPGVPAARQPGPTRRGLGPGTPALPGRTGTPNTGRKAPTAPPAVPAHGARSGLDGRTGRAGRPVPAPSRPVSPAPPQLAGRSGPPPTRRTPVSAEPPEFRRAQTTTSPVDAEPQTKPSLGGRRGPERTAATDTSDRGRTARPELTGRTGRQGVSTPDTRPAVESQRHAGPPPDEAFAPTESAPAVIERPEAQTAVQPGPALGRATTGPRSDPPRSAWT is encoded by the coding sequence ATGGGGGACACGTACTACGGCTACGCCTGGAATCCGGGGAGCGTGCGGGTCGCGGAGCACAACTCGTACGTCCCGGAGGGCAGGACGCACACCCTGCGCACGTCGGACTTCACCGACACCGTGAAGGTCGCGCACATCCGGGTGCTCTGGCCGATGATCCAGGGCCTCGATCCGGTCCGGATCGGTGACCTCGCGCAGAACTGGCGGAAGCTCTCCGCCCAGCTCACCACCGCCAGGAGCAACCTCGGCCGGAACGGCAACCTGCTCGAGCCCCGGTGGACCGGCGAGGCCTCCCGTGCGTTCATGGAGCGGGTCGGCGCAGCGCTCTACTCGCTCGACCAGTGGATCGAGGCCGCGACCACCAACGCCGCGACGATCGACCGGCTGGCCACCGACATCCGGACCACGCAGCCGAAGGTCGAACGCATCTACAACGACTGGCTGACCGAGTCGGCCAACGAAAAGTTCAAGCGCGACAAGGACGCCGAACGCATCACGCTCGCCCAGGACGCCGACGACCTGATCGGGTTCCTGAGCAAGCACGACGTCATTCGTGACCGCGGTGTGCTGTACCGGTGGGCGCGCGACTCCGTGCCGCAGGACGAGATCGACCAGAAGTACACCGCGCTTGCGTTACCGCTGGTGAAGAACCTCGCCGATCACTTCTCCAACGCGGCGGCGACCGGCATCAGCCTGCCCGGCAAGTTCCAGGGCCCGACGACGTTCCGGGTGGTGCAGCCCCAGTTCGGTGGTGCCCCTCCCGCTGTCCCGACGCTGCCCGGTGCCGTGCTTCCGGTGCAACCGGGCGTCCGGCCGCCTGCTCTCCCGCCGACGCCGCCCGGCGTGGCTCCGCCGGCACCCCCGGCGCCGGTCGCCCCGGCGGTTCCGGGCGTGCCACCGGCGGCACCCGGCGTCCGGCCGCCCGCCGCACCGGCCGTGGGTGCGCGGCCCTCGGCGGTGCCCCGGCCGCTGCTCCCGCCACCCCCGTCGACGCGGACCGCACCCACGCGCCCGACCCTGCCGACGCTCGCCGGACGTCGCGGTGGCGCGCCGGGTGTCCCGGGAGTGCCCGCCGCGCGGCAACCGGGTCCGACCCGGCGGGGTCTCGGTCCGGGCACACCGGCGCTTCCCGGCCGGACCGGCACGCCGAACACCGGGCGCAAGGCGCCGACTGCTCCTCCAGCGGTGCCCGCACACGGCGCCCGGTCAGGGCTCGACGGCCGGACGGGCCGTGCCGGTCGGCCGGTGCCCGCGCCGAGCCGTCCCGTCAGCCCCGCGCCGCCGCAACTGGCCGGGCGCTCGGGCCCTCCGCCGACACGCCGAACCCCGGTGAGCGCTGAGCCGCCGGAGTTCCGTCGCGCTCAAACGACGACGTCACCGGTCGACGCCGAGCCGCAGACCAAACCGTCGCTCGGTGGCCGGCGCGGCCCGGAGCGCACCGCGGCCACCGACACGTCGGACCGCGGACGGACGGCGCGCCCCGAACTCACCGGACGGACGGGGCGTCAGGGCGTTTCCACCCCCGACACTCGTCCGGCTGTCGAGTCGCAGCGGCACGCCGGGCCGCCGCCCGACGAGGCGTTCGCGCCCACCGAATCGGCTCCGGCCGTGATCGAACGACCCGAGGCGCAGACTGCGGTCCAGCCCGGCCCGGCGCTGGGACGCGCGACGACCGGTCCTCGCTCGGACCCGCCGAGGTCGGCATGGACCTGA